In Metopolophium dirhodum isolate CAU chromosome 7, ASM1992520v1, whole genome shotgun sequence, one genomic interval encodes:
- the LOC132948560 gene encoding LOW QUALITY PROTEIN: uncharacterized protein CG3556 (The sequence of the model RefSeq protein was modified relative to this genomic sequence to represent the inferred CDS: deleted 1 base in 1 codon): protein MATRRPPRWPPAAAIIIAAVVIAAVPHLAAAQNAVKDKSELQRAIDWLTLQRGKDWGWGTGTDTAQAIVAMEMTKTGGRLERELSAKQLEIELLARLWQHHDPDSVTLQQQDDEDEALTVANIATYSMALASACHDPRQFHGHDLIGSLLQHETISDLDFSYSSLVACESGTHVRKRHIRRLMEIANTKHTVDSLSVAILALQCVEHDHRNRNVKPLLKKPLATLVALQQPDGGFGSLHTTALAIRALQEGKATWNRTNAVDWLLNHQGPDGAFFDIATTAEVIIALARVSGVAEGIADHCEVRPGADKDNVGTAVIIPHPSAVDTKRPVSVNVSEPVATDEYRLPQMSDSGTNVTVSYSLWIGSNITEKRSINITADHNVTFYEIMQRASDLDSAFTFSATEWPNGHYVHTLSGLKEEPMSYHFWLLYKLRSCPDPQNPPSNQLVAPTGVDDLIVQNGEHYLFWYKKL, encoded by the exons AATTACAACGAGCTATTGACTGGCTTACTTTACAGAGGGGCAAAGACTGGGGATGGGGAACCGGCACGGATACCGCCCAGGCCATTGTGGCCATGGAGATGACGAAAACCGGAGGACGTCTGGAACGAGAACTGAGCGCCAAACAACTCGAAATCGAGCTTTTGGCTAGGCTATGGCAACACCATGACCCAGATTCGGTTACCCTTCAACAACAAGACGACGAAGACGAAGCGTTAACTGTAGCCAACATAGCGACGTACTCGATGGCGTTGGCTAGTGCTTGTCACGATCCAAGACAATTCCACGGACATGATTTGATTG GTTCGTTGCTACAACACGAAACTATATCCGATTTGGATTTCTCATATAGCTCCCTGGTGGCGTGTGAATCGGGTACACACGTCAGAAAAAGACACATTAGAAGGTTAATGGAGATAGCCAACACTAAGCACACAGTGG ATTCATTGAGTGTGGCCATATTAGCGCTCCAGTGCGTGGAACACGACCATCGCAACCGGAACGTTAAACCGTTACTCAAGAAACCATTAGCGACATTGGTAGCGCTCCAGCAGCCGGACGGAGGATTTGGTAGTCTTCACACGACTGCACTTGCAATCCGA GCGTTACAAGAGGGCAAAGCCACGTGGAACCGAACAAACGCTGTCGACTGGCTGTTAAACCATCAAGGACCCGACGGAGCTTTTTTCGACATTGCAACGACGGCTGAAGTGATAATCGCCTTGGCGCGTGTGTCCGGCGTCGCCGAGGGGATAGCCGACCACTGCGAGGTCCGGCCTGGAGCTG ATAAGGACAACGTCGGTACCGCGGTGATCATACCACACCCATCGGCCGTCGACACCAAACGTCCGGTGTCCGTCAACGTGAGCGAACCCGTTGCCACCGACGAATACCGTCTGCCACAGATGTCGGACAGCGGCACCAATGTGACGGTCAGTTATTCACTGTGGATCGGCAGCAACATCACGGAAAAACGATCAATCAACATCACGGCCGATCATAACGTCACGTTTTACGAGATCATGCAAAGAGCGTCTGATTTAGACAGCGCTTTCAC GTTTTCAGCTACGGAATGGCCGAATGGTCATTATGTGCACACC CTTTCGGGACTTAAAGAAGAGCCTATGAGTTATCATTTTTGGCTATTGTACAAACTGAGATCGTGTCCTGACCCGCAAAATCCTCCAAGCAATCAACTAGTAGCCCCGACCGGTGTTGACGATCTAATCGTACAAAATGGCGAACACTACTTATTTTGGTACAAGAAGCTTTAA